From Pseudomonas fluorescens:
GCGCCGTCGCTGGTGGTGATGAACAACCAGCCGGCGCAGATCCAGGTGGGCGACAACATCCCGATCAGCCAGACCACGGTCAACACCGGCACCTCCGACACCACGTTGAGCAGTGTTGAATATGTGCAGACTGGGGTGATCCTCGACGTCGTGCCACGGATTAATCCGGGTGGTTTGGTGTACATGGATATTCAGCAGCAGGTCAGCGATGCCCAGGACCAGCAGGCGTCCAGCAACGACACCCAGGCCAACCCGCGTATCTCCACACGCTCGGTATCGACCCAGGTCGCGGTGCAGAGTGGGCAAACGGTGTTGCTGGGCGGTTTGATCAAGCAGGACAACGCGGAGAGCGTCAGTGCGGTGCCTTACCTTGGGAAGATTCCGGGGTTGCGCTGGTTGTTTGGCAATACCAGCAAGTCCAAGGACCGCACGGAGTTGATTGTGCTGATTACGCCCAGGGTGATTACCAGCAGCAGCCAGGCGCGGCAGGTGACGGATGATTATCGCCAGCAGATGCAGTTGTTAAAGCCGGCTAACTGAAATGTGGGAGGGGGCTTGCCGTAATGCCAGTCAGTTAAGGCTTTTTGTAGGAGCGAGCTTGCTCGCGAAAAACTCACAGGCGCCACGTTCATTCAGGAGGCACGCGTTATCGTTGACGTTTTTCGCGAGCAAGCTCGCTCCTACAGGAGGCGATGTACGCGAGCCCCCTCCCACAGTTTGATATCCCGATATCAGATAGATCTGGGCCTGAGATAAAGACCAACCTCAAAAAGACATTATTTATATGAATAAAAAAACTAAAAAATAATAAAATTAGAGAATATTAGCTTATACCAAAACAGCATTATATTTTCAAAACCCATTCCGTTATGTTTGATCGCAACAGCCTACCCCTGACCTCGGATGGTACCCAGCGTGATTCAGATTCTGCGCGCCATAACCGGGTGATAGCCCCGCGGCAGAATCGTTGGAAGGGAGCTCAACGTATGTTGCCGATTCAAACCCCTCGACTGCCCCACACCTAGTCCCCAATCGCCGCAACACCCCTGAAAAAATCGAGCACCGCGCCCGCCCGCGTGACTGCCCGACTTCGCGATTTGGAATGTCTGGAGTGGCTATGAAGCAAGTCTTACAACCGACCGTCTTACTGGCGCTGGCCGTGCTGGCCGCAGCGGCACAGGCCCAGGACGACAGCACCCTGTCCACCGTGGTGGTCACCGGTAACCGTGGCGCCGAGCAGCGCACGGTCACCAGCAGCCCGGTGCCGATCGATGTGGTCAGCGCCAAGCAATTGCAGAACACCGGCAAGCCCGGCTTGATGGAAGCGCTGAGCGCGGTGATCCCGTCGCTGACCCTGCCGGAAAAAACCGGCTGGGACGCCAGCGGTATGGCCCGTGCCCCGAACCTGCGTGGCCTGAGCGCCGCCGAGGTGCTGGTGCTGGTCAACGGCAAGCGCCGCCACACCAGCGCGACCCTGAACATCAACGGGATCAACACCGGCGCCGCGCCGGCAGACCTGGACCTGATCCCCATCAGCGCCATCGACCATGTGGAAGTGCTGCGCGATGGCGCCGCCGCCCAGTACGGCTCCGATGCAATCGCCGGGGTGATCAACGTGATCCTCAAGGCTGATACCAGCGGCACCTCGGTGACCAACGCCGGCCTGGGTTACGACGGCAAGAAACAGACCGTGCAGCAAAGCCTCAACAAGGGGTTTGAAATCGGCAACGGCGGCATCGTGCAACTGGCCCTGGACGCGCGCAGCCAGAATGATGACAACAAGGCCAGCGCCAACGGCTACACCTATGAGCAAGCCTATGGCCTGGCCGGCAAGTCGACCTACGGCGGCTACGGCACGCCCAAGACCAACCTGCTGACCCTGGGCTACAACGCCGAGCTGCCGATCGATGACCGCTTGAGCCTGTACTCCTTCACTACCTACTCGCGGCGCAAGGCCGAGCAGGGCCAGAACTTCCGCCTGCCGACCATCACCAACACCATCACCACCGGACCCAATGGCTACCCGTCCGGCTACACGCCGACCTGGTACATCGACGAGGACGACTTCCAGGCCGCATTCGGCGGCAAAGGTAGCGTGGGCGCGTGGGACTGGGATTTGTCCACCACCTATGGGCGCAACGAGGCGGAGCAGGGCACCACCCATAACCAGAACCCCTCCTTAGGCGAGGCCACGCCGAACAGCTTCACCTCCGGCACGTGGATTTCCACCGAGCTGACCACCAACCTCGACTTCAAGCGCGGCTTCGATATCGGCCTGCAAAAGCCGCTGGACCTGTCCTATGGCTTTGAGCATCGACGTGACACCTATGAGGTGCAGGCCGGAGACTACGCGTCCTACGCCAATGGCGGCTACTGTGTGGCGCCGGGCAACTGCGCCTCGTCCGGGGCCCAGGTCACCAACGGCATTTCACCAGACGAAGAAAGCAGCGCCTCGCGCAACAGCCTGGCCAGTTACGTTGACGTGGGCTTCAACCCGCTGCCCGACTGGTATATCGGCACCGCCTTTCGCTACGAGCATTACAACGAAGGCGTGGGCGCCACCCGCAGCGGCAAGTTGACCACGCGTTATGACTTCACCCCACAATTTGCCGTGCGCGCCACGGTCAGCAATGGCTTTCGCGCACCGTCCCTGGCCAACAGCTTGTTCAGTGCGCGCTCGACCACCTATGGCGTGGTCGACGGCGTGTACCAGTCGATCAACTACGGTGTCCTGCCAGTCGGTTCGGCCGCCGCCAAGGCCCTGGGCGCAGAGGACTTGAAGCCCGAGCGCTCCACCAACTTCAGCCTCGGCTTTACCCTGACCCCCACCGATCGCCTGAGCTTCACCGCCGACGCCTACGTGATCAACCTGCGCGATCGCATCACCCTCACCGGCACCTTGCTGGGCCCGGAAGTCACCCAGGTATTGCAGAACAACGGCATCAACTCCACCTCCGGCGGCCAGTACTTCATCAACGGCGCCGATACCCGCACCAAGGGCCTGGACCTGGTCAGCAGCTACAACCAGGACCTTGGCCCATACGGCTCGCTGAAGTGGACGGCGGCGTTCAACTGGAACCAGACCAAGATCCTCAACTACAAGGAGTCCACCAACATCCTGGGCACCTCCTATGACTTGATGGATCGCCAGGCGCGCAACCTGATCACCGGAGTGCAGCCCAACACCAAGTTGATCCTCGGCGGCGACTGGAGCATCGATCGCTTCAACCTCAACCTGGCCCTGACCCGCTACGGCACCTACAAGGAAGTCAATTCATCGGCCAACCGCGACCTGGACCGCGTCTACAGCGCCAAGTGGATCACTGACCTGGACCTTGGCTACCACCTCACCAAGGACCTGAACATCGCCGTCGGCGCCAAGAACCTGTTCGACCTCTATCCCAAGAAACAAGGCGTGCCCAGCAGCACCATGCTTGCCAGCTACGGCACCTATTCGCCCTACGGTTTTACCGGCGGGTATTACTACACCCGCTTGACCTATGCCTTCTAAGGCCGAGGAGTCACACATGCCCATCGTCGCCAAATCCTATGACCTGATTGACTCGCCCAGCACGGTGCGCCAGGCCCGTGTGTCCACACCGATCAAAGCCCTGCAGGTGGTGCCCGCGCGCCATCCCTGGCGCTGGGCCGGGTCGATCTTTGCCGCGCTGGTGCTGATCGCCATCGTGCATTCCCTGGCCACCAACCCGCGCTGGGAGTGGGGCGTGTTCGGCCAGTGGTTCTTCTCGCCGTCGGTGTTGCGCGGCCTTGGCCAGACGTTGTTGCTGACGCTGCTGAGCACGCTGTTCAGCGTCATCCTCGGCACCGCGCTGGCGTTGGCGCGGCTGTCGGGCTCGCCACTGCTGGCGGCCCTGGCCTGGGGCTATATCTGGTTTTTTCGCTCGATGCCGGCGCTGCTGGTGTTGATCATCCTCTACAACTTCGCCTACCTGTACGACCACATCGTGCTCGGCGTACCGTTCACCGGCGTGGTGTTCGCCGAGTGGTCGACAGTCGACGTGCTCAGCCAATTCACCGTGGCCGTGCTGGGCTTGAGCCTGATGCAGGCGGCGTACGCGGCGGAGATCATCCGCGGTGGCCTGATCGGTGTAGATGCCGGCCAGCATGAAGCGGCAGCGGCCCTCGGTTTGCCTGCGTCGCGGCGTATCTTCCGGATCATCCTGCCCCAGGCGCTGCGTTCGATCCTGCCGTCGGGGTTCAACGAAATCATCGGCCTGGTCAAAGGCACCTCCATCGTCTACGTGCTGGCTTTGCCGGAGCTGTTCTACACCGTGCAGGTCATCTACAACCGCACCCAGGCGGTGATCCCGCTGCTGATCGTCGCCACCGTCTGGTACCTGATCATCACCACCGTGCTCACCAGCGCGCAGTACTACGTCGAGCGGTATTTCGCCCGTGGCACTGCGCGTGTACTGCCGCCGACCCCGCTGCAGCGCATCCGTCGCTGGCTCAAGGAGAAATCCCATGAGTGACGCCCGCGCCGGCCGTATCCAGATCCAGGGCGTGGGCAAGCGCTTTGGCAATCAACAGGTGTTGAAAGACATCGACCTGACCATCGATCCAGGCAAGGTCACGGTGATTCTCGGGCCATCCGGCTCGGGCAAGTCCACCTTGCTGCGCACCATCAACCACCTGGAAAAGATCGACAGCGGGCACATCACCATCGACGGTGAATACGTCGGCTATCGACGCAAGGGCGACCTGCTTTACGAACTCAAGGAGCGCGAGATTCTCAAGCGCCGCATCGACGTGGGTTTCGTGTTCCAGAACTTCAACCTGTTCCCGCACTTGACCGCCTGGGAGAACGTCGCCGAGGCGCCGCTGGCGCACAAGCGCTGGAGCAAGGCCGACGCCCAGGCCAAGGCCACGGCGCTGCTGGCCAAGGTCGGCCTGGCGGACAAGGTCGATGCCTACCCCCGCCAGCTTTCCGGCGGCCAGCAACAGCGCGTGGCGATTGCCCGTGCGCTGGCGCTGGACCCCAAGGTGCTGCTGTTCGATGAGCCCACTTCAGCCCTCGACCCGGAACTGGTGGGCGAAGTACTCGACGTGATCAAGGGCCTCACCCGATTGGGCGTGACCCTGGTGATCGTCACCCACGAAATGGGCTTTGCCCGCGAAGTGGCCGACCACGTGGTGTTCCTCTGCGACGGCGAGTTGATCGAAGAGGGCCCGCCCGAACAGATTTTCCGTCAACCCCGACATCCCCGCACCGCGGCCTTTCTCGGCAAGGTGCTTTAGTTCACGGAGTGACTGCCCATGTTTATCAATACTGCCCGCGTGGCCCTGCTGGCGCTGGCCGTCAGCACCGCGCAACACGCATTTGCCGTGCAACAGGTCGACCTCAGCCCCGACCGCCCGCGCATCCATGCGCCGCGCAATGAAGCGGCCATCGCGCAGATCCCGCCGGGCTTCAAGTTCGCCCAGCCGGGCAAGTTCACCGTGGCCGTGTCCGGCGTGGCCGGGCCGCCCCTGGCGCTGTTGGCCAGCGATGACAAGACCACCATCGGCAGCGAAGCCGACACCGCGCAACTGGTGGCCGACAGCCTCGGCCTGCAACTCAATGTGGTGCAGACCAGTTGGGAAGACTGGCCCCTGGGCGTCAGCTCGGGCAAGTACGACGCGGTGATCAGCAACGTCACCGTGACCGAGGCGCGCAAGAAGCGCTTTGACTTCGCCACGTATCGCCAGGATGTGCTCGGGTTTTATGTGAAGAGCACCAGCAAGATCAGCGAGATCAAACAGGCGGCCGATATCGCCGGGCTGAAGATCATCGTGGGTTCCGGCACCAACCAGGAAAAGGTCCTGCTGGCCTGGAACGAGGCCAATGAAAAGGCTGGCCTCAAGCCCGCGCTGTTGCAGTACTTCGACGACCAGGCCGCCGCGCAACTGGCGGTGCAATCCGGGCGCAGCGATGCGTTGTTCGGGCCTAACTCGGTGTACGCCTATTCGGCGGCGATCACCGGCGGCATCAAGCGCGTCGGCACGGTGAACGGTGGCTGGCCGTTGCAGGCGGACATTGCCGTGACCACCCGCAAGGACAACGGCCTGGTCAAGCCAATCCACACGGCCCTGGAAGGCGCGATTGCCGGCGGCCAATACGAACAGGTGCTGCAACGCTGGGGCCTGGACGTGGAGCGGGTCGACAAGTCGCTGATCAACCCACCGGGCTTGCCGGATTAAGGAGTATCGACCATGGGACTGACACGACGTGAAGCCTTATCCAGCATCGCTGCGGTAGGCGGCGAAAAGGCCGTGAAGGATGCACTGGCGGTATTGGGCCTGGGGCCGTCGTCGCACCGCCGGCCGCAACCGCTGAAACTCAAGGACGGCCTGGGGCAGGGCACCCGCGTGCTGGTGCTCGGTGCTGGGATTGCCGGGCTGGTCACCGCCTTGGAACTGACCCGCGCCGGCTTCGCCGTGCAGGTGCTGGAAGCCCGCGACCGCGTAGGCGGGCGCACTTGGACCCTGCGCCATGGCGACCGTGTGGACTACAAGGATGGCCGTACACAGACCGCAGCGTTTGACCCGGGGCATTACTTCAATGCCGGGCCTGCGCGTATTCCCAGCCAGCACCGCACGATCCTCGACTATTGCAGTGAACTGGGCGTGCCGCTGGAAGTGCTGGTCAACAGCAGCCATGGCGCCCAGGTACGGCCGGATGTGAAGCAGCCGGCGTTTACGGTTGGCCAGGCGATCAACGATGCTCGCGGGCACTTGTCCGGGTTGCTGGCCAAAGCGGTGCAGCGCGATGCGCTTGACGATGTGCTGAGCGCCGAGGAACGCACGCGCTTGCTGGCATTCCTGCAGGTGTATGGCGACCTGTCCCAGGAGCTGGCCTTTGAGGGCACGATCCGTTCGGGGCACCTGGAATCCCCCGCCCACCCTGGCGCCTTGCCTGCCAGCCGCCGCCCGTTGGCGCTGGACCAACTGCTGCATCCCGAGCTGTGGGGCGCCTTGCTGCACACCGAGTTTCCGGAGTTCTCGGCGACCATGTTCCAGCCGGTGGGCGGCATGGACCGCATCACCGATGCCTTCTACCAGCGCGTCAGCGATCACGTGCAGTTGGGCGCCCAGGTCCGCCAGATCCGCCAGTTGGACGACGGTGTCGCGGTGACCTATCACGACCAGCGCAGCGGCCGCGAACAGGTGGTGCGCGCCGATTACCTGGTCTCGACGCTACCGCTGCCGCTGGTGGCCAGGCTCGACACCGACTTCAGCGAGCCGATCAAAGCCGCGCTGCTCAGCACCCGCAGCGACCAGGCGACGAAAGTGGCGTGGCAATCGCCGCGCTT
This genomic window contains:
- a CDS encoding TonB-dependent receptor plug domain-containing protein codes for the protein MKQVLQPTVLLALAVLAAAAQAQDDSTLSTVVVTGNRGAEQRTVTSSPVPIDVVSAKQLQNTGKPGLMEALSAVIPSLTLPEKTGWDASGMARAPNLRGLSAAEVLVLVNGKRRHTSATLNINGINTGAAPADLDLIPISAIDHVEVLRDGAAAQYGSDAIAGVINVILKADTSGTSVTNAGLGYDGKKQTVQQSLNKGFEIGNGGIVQLALDARSQNDDNKASANGYTYEQAYGLAGKSTYGGYGTPKTNLLTLGYNAELPIDDRLSLYSFTTYSRRKAEQGQNFRLPTITNTITTGPNGYPSGYTPTWYIDEDDFQAAFGGKGSVGAWDWDLSTTYGRNEAEQGTTHNQNPSLGEATPNSFTSGTWISTELTTNLDFKRGFDIGLQKPLDLSYGFEHRRDTYEVQAGDYASYANGGYCVAPGNCASSGAQVTNGISPDEESSASRNSLASYVDVGFNPLPDWYIGTAFRYEHYNEGVGATRSGKLTTRYDFTPQFAVRATVSNGFRAPSLANSLFSARSTTYGVVDGVYQSINYGVLPVGSAAAKALGAEDLKPERSTNFSLGFTLTPTDRLSFTADAYVINLRDRITLTGTLLGPEVTQVLQNNGINSTSGGQYFINGADTRTKGLDLVSSYNQDLGPYGSLKWTAAFNWNQTKILNYKESTNILGTSYDLMDRQARNLITGVQPNTKLILGGDWSIDRFNLNLALTRYGTYKEVNSSANRDLDRVYSAKWITDLDLGYHLTKDLNIAVGAKNLFDLYPKKQGVPSSTMLASYGTYSPYGFTGGYYYTRLTYAF
- a CDS encoding amino acid ABC transporter permease, with the translated sequence MPIVAKSYDLIDSPSTVRQARVSTPIKALQVVPARHPWRWAGSIFAALVLIAIVHSLATNPRWEWGVFGQWFFSPSVLRGLGQTLLLTLLSTLFSVILGTALALARLSGSPLLAALAWGYIWFFRSMPALLVLIILYNFAYLYDHIVLGVPFTGVVFAEWSTVDVLSQFTVAVLGLSLMQAAYAAEIIRGGLIGVDAGQHEAAAALGLPASRRIFRIILPQALRSILPSGFNEIIGLVKGTSIVYVLALPELFYTVQVIYNRTQAVIPLLIVATVWYLIITTVLTSAQYYVERYFARGTARVLPPTPLQRIRRWLKEKSHE
- a CDS encoding amino acid ABC transporter ATP-binding protein, which encodes MSDARAGRIQIQGVGKRFGNQQVLKDIDLTIDPGKVTVILGPSGSGKSTLLRTINHLEKIDSGHITIDGEYVGYRRKGDLLYELKEREILKRRIDVGFVFQNFNLFPHLTAWENVAEAPLAHKRWSKADAQAKATALLAKVGLADKVDAYPRQLSGGQQQRVAIARALALDPKVLLFDEPTSALDPELVGEVLDVIKGLTRLGVTLVIVTHEMGFAREVADHVVFLCDGELIEEGPPEQIFRQPRHPRTAAFLGKVL
- a CDS encoding ABC transporter substrate-binding protein, which translates into the protein MFINTARVALLALAVSTAQHAFAVQQVDLSPDRPRIHAPRNEAAIAQIPPGFKFAQPGKFTVAVSGVAGPPLALLASDDKTTIGSEADTAQLVADSLGLQLNVVQTSWEDWPLGVSSGKYDAVISNVTVTEARKKRFDFATYRQDVLGFYVKSTSKISEIKQAADIAGLKIIVGSGTNQEKVLLAWNEANEKAGLKPALLQYFDDQAAAQLAVQSGRSDALFGPNSVYAYSAAITGGIKRVGTVNGGWPLQADIAVTTRKDNGLVKPIHTALEGAIAGGQYEQVLQRWGLDVERVDKSLINPPGLPD
- a CDS encoding flavin monoamine oxidase family protein; this encodes MGLTRREALSSIAAVGGEKAVKDALAVLGLGPSSHRRPQPLKLKDGLGQGTRVLVLGAGIAGLVTALELTRAGFAVQVLEARDRVGGRTWTLRHGDRVDYKDGRTQTAAFDPGHYFNAGPARIPSQHRTILDYCSELGVPLEVLVNSSHGAQVRPDVKQPAFTVGQAINDARGHLSGLLAKAVQRDALDDVLSAEERTRLLAFLQVYGDLSQELAFEGTIRSGHLESPAHPGALPASRRPLALDQLLHPELWGALLHTEFPEFSATMFQPVGGMDRITDAFYQRVSDHVQLGAQVRQIRQLDDGVAVTYHDQRSGREQVVRADYLVSTLPLPLVARLDTDFSEPIKAALLSTRSDQATKVAWQSPRFWETDYRTYGGLSWIEHPARLLWYPSNDLNTREGLLVAGYVTGEGADVFGAQPFDQQYATSKEAVELLHPGYSRYLRHPLAVSWEQIPFSEGPWLQREHFPAAASALLEAGHGRVYFAGDGLVQSGVGIWQESAANSARHVVAQLAERVTRQTHLAAVAAS